The proteins below come from a single Balaenoptera musculus isolate JJ_BM4_2016_0621 chromosome 1, mBalMus1.pri.v3, whole genome shotgun sequence genomic window:
- the KLHDC8A gene encoding kelch domain-containing protein 8A isoform X1, with amino-acid sequence MEVPNVKDFQWKRLAPLPSRRVYCSLLEAGGQVYAIGGCDDNGVPVDCFEVYSPEADQWTDLRPLPTARAGVAVTALGKRIMVIGGVGTSQLPLKVVEMYNIDEGKWKKRSMLREAAMGISVTAKDYRVYAAGGMGLDLRPHNHLQHYDMLKDMWVSLAPMPTPRYAATSFLRGSKIYVLGGRQSKYAVNAFEVFDIETRSWTKFPNIPCKRAFSSFVTLDDRLYSLGGLRQGRLYQQPKFLRTMDVFDMEQGGWLKMERSFFLKKRRADFVAGSLSGRVIVAGGLGNQPTVLETAEAFHPGKNKWEVLPAMPTPRCACSSIVVKNCLLAVGGVNQGLSDAVEALCVSDS; translated from the exons ATGGAGGTGCCCAACGTCAAGGACTTCCAGTGGAAGCGCCTGGCGCCACTGCCCAGCCGCCGGGTCTACTGCTCCCTGCTGGAAGCCGGGGGGCAGGTCTATGCCATCGGGGGATGTGACGACAACGGCGTCCCCGTGGACTGCTTTGAGGTCTACTCCCCCGAGGCCGACCAGTGGACCGACCTGCGCCCCCTGCCCACAGCCCGGGCCGGGGTGGCTGTCACCGCCCTGGGGAAGCGGATCATGGTGATCGGGGGTGTGGGCACCAGTCAGCTGCCTCTGAAGGTCGTGGAGATGTACAACATCGATGAGGGCAAGTGGAAGAAGAGGAGCATGCTGCGCGAGGCCGCCATGGGCATTTCTGTCACGGCCAAAG ATTACCGAGTGTACGCGGCAGGCGGGATGGGCCTGGACCTCCGTCCACACAACCACCTCCAACACTATGACATGCTCAAGGACATGTGGGTGTCTCTAGCACCCATGCCCACCCCGAGATATGCTGCCACCTCATTCTTGCGAGGTTCCAAGATCTATGTGCTGG GGGGACGACAGTCCAAGTACGCGGTCAACGCCTTCGAGGTCTTTGACATCGAGACTCGCTCCTGGACCAAGTTCCCCAACATTCCCTGCAAGCGGGCCTTCTCCAGCTTTGTGACCCTAGATGACCGCTTGTACAGCCTGGGTGGCCTGCGGCAGGGTCGGCTCTACCAGCAGCCCAAGTTCCTCCGGACAATGGACGTGTTCGACATGGAACAGG GGGGATGGCTGAAGATGGAGCGCTCGTTCTTCCTTAAGAAGCGGCGGGCAGACTTTGTGGCCGGCTCTCTGAGTGGACGGGTCATAGTGGCTGGAGGACTTG GGAACCAACCCACTGTCCTGGAGACGGCAGAGGCGTTCCACCCGGGGAAAAACAAGTGGGAGGTCCTCCCCGCCATGCCCACGCCCCGCTGTGCCTGTTCCAGCATCGTTGTCAAGAACTGCCTCCTGGCCGTGGGGGGTGTCAACCAGGGTCTGAGCGATGCGGTGGAAGCCCTGTGTGTCTCTGACTCCTAG
- the KLHDC8A gene encoding kelch domain-containing protein 8A isoform X3, protein MEVPNVKDFQWKRLAPLPSRRVYCSLLEAGGQVYAIGGCDDNGVPVDCFEVYSPEADQWTDLRPLPTARAGVAVTALGKRIMVIGGVGTSQLPLKVVEMYNIDEGKWKKRSMLREAAMGISVTAKGGRQSKYAVNAFEVFDIETRSWTKFPNIPCKRAFSSFVTLDDRLYSLGGLRQGRLYQQPKFLRTMDVFDMEQGGWLKMERSFFLKKRRADFVAGSLSGRVIVAGGLGNQPTVLETAEAFHPGKNKWEVLPAMPTPRCACSSIVVKNCLLAVGGVNQGLSDAVEALCVSDS, encoded by the exons ATGGAGGTGCCCAACGTCAAGGACTTCCAGTGGAAGCGCCTGGCGCCACTGCCCAGCCGCCGGGTCTACTGCTCCCTGCTGGAAGCCGGGGGGCAGGTCTATGCCATCGGGGGATGTGACGACAACGGCGTCCCCGTGGACTGCTTTGAGGTCTACTCCCCCGAGGCCGACCAGTGGACCGACCTGCGCCCCCTGCCCACAGCCCGGGCCGGGGTGGCTGTCACCGCCCTGGGGAAGCGGATCATGGTGATCGGGGGTGTGGGCACCAGTCAGCTGCCTCTGAAGGTCGTGGAGATGTACAACATCGATGAGGGCAAGTGGAAGAAGAGGAGCATGCTGCGCGAGGCCGCCATGGGCATTTCTGTCACGGCCAAAG GGGGACGACAGTCCAAGTACGCGGTCAACGCCTTCGAGGTCTTTGACATCGAGACTCGCTCCTGGACCAAGTTCCCCAACATTCCCTGCAAGCGGGCCTTCTCCAGCTTTGTGACCCTAGATGACCGCTTGTACAGCCTGGGTGGCCTGCGGCAGGGTCGGCTCTACCAGCAGCCCAAGTTCCTCCGGACAATGGACGTGTTCGACATGGAACAGG GGGGATGGCTGAAGATGGAGCGCTCGTTCTTCCTTAAGAAGCGGCGGGCAGACTTTGTGGCCGGCTCTCTGAGTGGACGGGTCATAGTGGCTGGAGGACTTG GGAACCAACCCACTGTCCTGGAGACGGCAGAGGCGTTCCACCCGGGGAAAAACAAGTGGGAGGTCCTCCCCGCCATGCCCACGCCCCGCTGTGCCTGTTCCAGCATCGTTGTCAAGAACTGCCTCCTGGCCGTGGGGGGTGTCAACCAGGGTCTGAGCGATGCGGTGGAAGCCCTGTGTGTCTCTGACTCCTAG
- the KLHDC8A gene encoding kelch domain-containing protein 8A isoform X2, whose translation MEVPNVKDFQWKRLAPLPSRRVYCSLLEAGGQVYAIGGCDDNGVPVDCFEVYSPEADQWTDLRPLPTARAGVAVTALGKRIMVIGGVGTSQLPLKVVEMYNIDEGKWKKRSMLREAAMGISVTAKDYRVYAAGGMGLDLRPHNHLQHYDMLKDMWVSLAPMPTPRYAATSFLRGSKIYVLGGRQSKYAVNAFEVFDIETRSWTKFPNIPCKRAFSSFVTLDDRLYSLGGLRQGRLYQQPKFLRTMDVFDMEQGNQPTVLETAEAFHPGKNKWEVLPAMPTPRCACSSIVVKNCLLAVGGVNQGLSDAVEALCVSDS comes from the exons ATGGAGGTGCCCAACGTCAAGGACTTCCAGTGGAAGCGCCTGGCGCCACTGCCCAGCCGCCGGGTCTACTGCTCCCTGCTGGAAGCCGGGGGGCAGGTCTATGCCATCGGGGGATGTGACGACAACGGCGTCCCCGTGGACTGCTTTGAGGTCTACTCCCCCGAGGCCGACCAGTGGACCGACCTGCGCCCCCTGCCCACAGCCCGGGCCGGGGTGGCTGTCACCGCCCTGGGGAAGCGGATCATGGTGATCGGGGGTGTGGGCACCAGTCAGCTGCCTCTGAAGGTCGTGGAGATGTACAACATCGATGAGGGCAAGTGGAAGAAGAGGAGCATGCTGCGCGAGGCCGCCATGGGCATTTCTGTCACGGCCAAAG ATTACCGAGTGTACGCGGCAGGCGGGATGGGCCTGGACCTCCGTCCACACAACCACCTCCAACACTATGACATGCTCAAGGACATGTGGGTGTCTCTAGCACCCATGCCCACCCCGAGATATGCTGCCACCTCATTCTTGCGAGGTTCCAAGATCTATGTGCTGG GGGGACGACAGTCCAAGTACGCGGTCAACGCCTTCGAGGTCTTTGACATCGAGACTCGCTCCTGGACCAAGTTCCCCAACATTCCCTGCAAGCGGGCCTTCTCCAGCTTTGTGACCCTAGATGACCGCTTGTACAGCCTGGGTGGCCTGCGGCAGGGTCGGCTCTACCAGCAGCCCAAGTTCCTCCGGACAATGGACGTGTTCGACATGGAACAGG GGAACCAACCCACTGTCCTGGAGACGGCAGAGGCGTTCCACCCGGGGAAAAACAAGTGGGAGGTCCTCCCCGCCATGCCCACGCCCCGCTGTGCCTGTTCCAGCATCGTTGTCAAGAACTGCCTCCTGGCCGTGGGGGGTGTCAACCAGGGTCTGAGCGATGCGGTGGAAGCCCTGTGTGTCTCTGACTCCTAG